A window of Catenulispora sp. GP43 genomic DNA:
CCGGCCGAGGGTGAAGCCGTGGACGAAGATCCCCCAGCCCCGGACCGGCCCCTCGGGCAGGTCGATGGAGGCGGCCAGGTCGGGGCCGACGACGCTGGCGAATCTCACTTCTTCGGGCACAGGTGCTCACTCCTCGGTGCTGAGCGGCGCGGTGGTCTCGGCAGTCTCGCCGTTCATGATCCCGATGTCGTCGGCCGCGATCAAATCCGGGGGCGCGGGGGTGAGCGGGCGAGCGGGCGCGACGGAGAGCGGGGAGCGGCGTGCCGGGCGAGGCCCTCCCCGCCCGGCACCGTGAGTCAGGTTCCGTAGACCTGGAACTCCCAGAGCGAGTAGCCGTACCCCGTCGCGCGGGTCGTGCCGAGCATCCGGACGTAGCGTCCGCTGCCCGAGAGCGCGAGGTCCTGGGTGCCGCCGGTGCCGCTCGTGGTGGCGTAGACGGTCGTCCAGGTGGTGCCGTCGGTGGAGGTCTGGATCTTGAAGGCGGTCCCGTAGGCCGCCTCCCAGTCCAGGTCGACGCCGGTCAGGGTGTGCGTGGCGCCGAGGTCGACCTGGAGCCACTGCGGGTCGCTCGGGGCGCTGGACCAGCGGGTGGTGGTGTCGCCGTCGGTGGCGGCCGCGGCCGGGTACGCCGAGCTCTGGATGGACGACGCCGTGGTCGGATGCCCTTGGGAGAGCAGGGTCGGCCCGCCCGAGGCCGGTGTGCCCTGGACGGAGAACCCCCAGAGCGAGTAGCCGTAGCCGGTGCCCCGGGCGGTGCCGTACATGCGGATGTATCTGCCGGTGCCGGTGATCGCGAGATCGTCGGTGCCTCCCGCGCCCGTGGTCGTCGAGTAGACGGTGGTCCAGTTCGTGCCGTCCGGCGAGGTCTGGATCTGGTAGGCCTTGGCGTAGGCGGCCTCCCAGTTCAGGGTGGCGTGCGTGACGTTGTAGGTCTGGCCGAGGTCGACCTGGAGCCATTGCGGGTCGCTGTACGCGCTGGACCAGCGGGTTCCCGGGTCGCCGTCGGTGGCGTAGCTCGCGGGGAAGTTCGCGTTCTCCGTGGACGAGGCGGTGGTCGGCTTGCCCTGGGCGATGTCGGTCCCCGACCCGGTCGGGGTGAAGTTCAGGGTCTGCTCGGCTTCGGTGCGGGTTCCGCCGACGCTGCTGCCGGTGGTGTTCGTCCAGTTCCGGAGCGGTGTCGTCTCGGCGAGCCGGGACGTGTCCGAGGACATGGCCAGCATCAGTCCGCTGTATCGGTTGACGAGCCGGTAGGTGCCGGTCATGTTCCTGATGATGAACCACTGCTGCCCGACGGAGGCCCCGCCGGCGGCGAGCGCCGTGGCCGTCGGCTTGGTGCCCCAGGCGCGGTCCGCGGTACTACCGGAGTCGACGCCCAGCGCCTGGCCGGTGCCGGCGTTGGTGATCGTGTAGGAGCCGTCGCCGAGGGCCTTGAACGACCACGACTGGAGCGCCGATCCAGTGGCGGCGGGCACCGAGGTCGTCGCGGAGCCGCCCGCCACCTGAGCCAGGACCCGTCCGGAGCCGCTGCCGATCAGGTAGGTCTTGGACGTGTCGACCGGCGGTGCCGCCGGCGCGGTCGAGCCGAGGGTGATCGTGGCCTCGGAACCGAGGTTCATGCAGTTGGTGGAGCAGTAGGAGCGGAAGGTCTTGCCGACGATCGTGGAGCTGGTCTTGTTCACGTTGTCGATGAACCAGCGGTACCAGGACCCTGTGGTGTAGCTGCTGCCGGTGTCGCCGATCAGGTACCACTTCTGCGTCGACAGGTCGTCGGTGGCGTAGAAGCGCTGAGGTGCACCGGTGTCCTGGTTGTTAACTTCGGGCTCGCCGATGTACAGGCCCAGGTACGCGTCATAGGTGATGTTCATGGTCAGCAGGTCCGACTTGGGCGGCAGCGTCCCGGCAGCTATCTGCTGGTCCGTGGTGCCGGTGTCGGCCGGGTTGTAGTCGCTCGCCACAGGCGTGTAGCCGTTGGTGTTGGCGGAGGTCACCGGGACCATGTTGCTTTCCAGCCCGCCGACGCCCGGCTGGGACCAGGCGCCGTTGTACCACTTCTCCCAGCTGCCGGTCGCCATCTTGCCGGAGATCGGGGCACGCGCGACGTGCGCCAAGCTGTCGGTGCTGCCCGCTTGGCCGCCCTTGGGGACGATGCGCGAGGTGTAGTAGAGGTAGAAGTAGCCTGATGCGGCGTCCACATACAGGCGCGGGTCGCCGTCGCCGTAGTCATAGGACTGGTTCGGGAACGCGGTGGTGTCGCCGCGGGTGGTGCTGTAGGGCGAGGTGATCGCGTGCCCGGTGATCGCCCAGGTCTTCCCCTGGTCGTGGGAGACCGCCCAGTCGATCGAGTCGAAGTGCAGGCCGTCCCCGAACGGCTGGCCGGTGAACTCGTTGTGGACCAGGCCGTACCAGTCGCCGGTGTCCGGGTCGACCCAGGTGCCGATCAGATCGCAGTAGTTGCCCAGCGGGTAGGCGGAGCTCGGCGTCGCGGTGAGGCCGGTGGGGCTGTTCTGGCAGCGCCACACGGTGTTGGCGTTGCTGTCCTGGGAGTTGTTCGGGTTGACCGCGTTGCTGATAGCGGTGTTCTCCGTGGCGGTGTCCATGTTCGTGCCGCTGAAGAACTGCCAGTAGTGGTCGGGCGTGGTCGCGGCGTCGTACTGGTTGTACGACTGCTGGAAGTAGAACGTGCCGTCCTTGTCGATGTACGGGCCGGCCGGCGAGTCGGTCTGGTACGGGAAGCTGCCGGTGGAGTCGACGGCGACGGTGTAGGTGGCGCTCGGCGGGGTGGCGGACGCGCTCGCGACTGTCAGTGGGCTGACAGCCGTAGCCACGGTCGCGGCGCCGACCGCGGCGCCGGCGAGGGCTCTTCGGAGATGGGACACAGGGGTGCGATCCTTCCGTGCGTGACAGCGGATCATTAGTTCGCTTATTGTTCTAACTAATTCGGACGGCTGTCAATACACCGATTCACCGGCCGTGATATGACGGGAGGCGACGACGCGACCATGGAGACCCTCTTGCCCGCAGTGCCGAAGCAACCGGGTGCCGCCGCCCGCACCCCGGTGACGGACCGCTCCTCGATCCGCCCCGGCAACCTCGGGTTGATCCTGCGGCGCCTACGGGACGACGGCCCCCGGTCGCGCACCGCCCTGGCCGCCGACACCGGCCTGCCCAAGGCGACGATCTCCAGCCTCGTCACCGAGCTGGCCGACCTCGGCCTGGTCCGCGAGGGCGATCCGCAGCGCGGCGAGGGCGCCGTCGGCCGGCCGCGCCTGGCGGTGGAACTGGACGGCCGCGGCGTCTGCGGGATCGGCGTCGAGATCAACGCCGACTACGTCGCCGCCATCGCCCTGGATCTGCGCGGCCGGACCGTCTTCGAGCGCCGCGCCGCCGCCGACGTCCCCGCGCTGGGCGCCGCCGGGACCCTCGACGTCGTCGGCCGGCTCACCGCCGAGGCGATCACGCAGACCCGGAGCGCCGGCATCCGTCCGCTCGGGATGACGATCGCGGCGCCCGGCGGCGCCGATCCGGCCACCGGATCGATCACGACCGCGGTGAACCTGGGATGGCGCGACGTCCCGGTCGTCGCGCCGCTGCGCGAACGGTTCGGCGCGGACGTCCCCCTGCCGCCGATCGCCATCCGCAACGACGCCCACGTCGCGACGGTGGCGGAGTACGTGGCCGTGGCCGGCGCCGGGGTGCGCGACCTGCTCTACGTGACCGGCGAGATGGGCGTCGGCGGCGGCGTCTACAACGGCGGCCAGCCCTATCACGGCGCCAGGGGCAGGGCCTGCGAGTTCGGCCACATGCCGATCAACCCCGAGCCCGTCGCCTGCCCCTGCGGGCGGGTCGGCTGCTGGGAGACGATGGTCGGCCTGGGCGCTTTCCTGGACCACGCCACCGACTCCGGCGACATCGTCAGAGACCCGCTGACGGACCGGGAGCGGCGCCTGGCCGAGCTGCACCGCCGGGCCGAGAGCGGCGACGAACGCACGCTCGGCGCGCTGCGTGAGATCGCCGCCGGCCTGGGACGCGGCGTCGCGCTGCTGGTCGACGCGTTCGACCCCGAGCTCGTCGTCCTCGGAGGCTACTTCACCCAGTTCGCCGACTACCTGCTCGAACCGGTGCAACGGGCCATCGACGAACGGATCCTGAACCCGTCCACCGGCCGCTGCGAGGTACGGCCGTCCACGCACCGGTACACATCAACTGTGCGCGGCGGCGCACAGTTCGCTCTGGAACCGGTGTTCCAGGACCCTGTCGGGACGATCGGCAGAAGCCCCGCGCTGTGACACGCGGGTTCCCGGGGCGGGTCAGGTGGCGCCTGCCCGCCGGTCCCGGAGACAGCGGTTGGTAGAACCCTGGCTTTTTGTCGAAGTGTTGACAGAGGGCAGGGCCATACCGATGCTGAGCGCGCTGTCCCCTCCCCCTGGACCTCCAGGAAGGTCATTCGATGAATCCTCAGGGACGACCGTTCCGGCCGTGGCGAGCCCTCGCCGCCCTCTGCACGACGACTCTCGCGCTCACGGCGCTCACCGTGGCCGCGCCGACGTCTCAGGCCTCTTCCACGCCGAACACGACCGCCGCCACGACGGACACCTCACCGGTCAACCTGGCGACGCCGGTGGACAAGGCGGCGGCCATCGCCGCCCGCCGGGCGACCGTGGTGTCCGGCGACGCCCGGTTCGAAGTGCTCACCGACGGTGTGATCCGGATGGAGTACTCGCCGACCGGCACGTTCCTGGACGATCCGACCTTCGACGTGCTCTACCGGAACTTCTCCGTGCCGCACTACGACGCGGACGTGCGGCAGGGCTGGCTGACCTTGCGCACCGACTCGATGGTGCTGCGGTACAAGCTCAGTTCCGGACCGTTCAGCACGGCCAACACGCAGGTGCAGCTGTCGCACAAGTCCGCGAACGGCACCACGGCCGCGAACCCGGCGTGGACCGGCGAGTGCACCTTCGGCCAGGTCTGCCAGTCCGGCGCGGCCGCCGAGTCCGGGGCGGCGACCATCGCGCGCGCCGACCACACCGGGTACGTCAGCGCCGCCGGCTTCGTGAGCGGGTACGGCGCGGCCGGCGACGACGCCACGTGGCAGGTGCTGGGCACTCCGGCCGGAGCCGGCCAGGTCACCGTCCGGTACAGCAACGGCAACGGCGCCGCCCGCACGATGAGCCTCGTGGTCGACGGCACGACGACACAGCTGACCCTGCCGGCCACGCCGAGCTGGAACGACTGGTCGACGGTCACCGTGCCGGCGGCGTTGACCGCCGGGACCGACTCCGTGGCCGTGGACTGCGGCAGCGCCGACAGCTGCCACGTCAACATCGACGACATCGCCGTCACCGCGTCCGGCGCGGCCGCGCAGCCGTTCACCCCGGCCGATCCGCTCGGCGGCTACATCCGTTCCTACGACTCGGCGAACGGCACCTACGCGCTGGGCACCTCGTGCGCGAGCGGTCAGAGCGACGACACCTGCACGGCCGCGATCCCGTCGACGGCCCCGGGGCTGCTGGACCAGTCCGGCTGGTACCTGCTGGACGACACGCGGTCGGATGTGTGGGCCGCCAACGGCTGGGTCGCGCCGCGCTCCCCCGGCGGCGACATCGAAGACGGCTACCTGTTCGGCTACGGCACGGACTACAAGACCGCGCTCGCCGATCTCGCGAAGCTCACCGGCCCGACGCCGATGCTGCCGGAGAACGTGTTCGGCAACTGGTTCTCCCGGTACTACCCCTATGCGTCGGCCGACTACCAGAACACGATCCTGCCCACGGCGAAGGCGAACGGTGTGTCGCTGGACGCTCTGTCGGTGGACACGGACTGGAAGGCCCCGAACCAGTGGGACGGCTGGGAGTTCGACCCCTCGTTGTTCGCGGATCCGAGCGCGTTCCTGTCCTGGGCCAAGTCCCAGGATCTGATGACCACGTTCAACGTCCACGCCAGTGTGGACACCACAGACCCCGAATACTCCGAGGCGCAGGCGATCTCGGGCAACACGCTGACCCCGGGCAGCTGTTTCGCGCCGGGGACGTGCGACGTGTTCGACTGGAGCAAGATCGCGCAGGCCGAGGCATACTTCGCGCTGTCGCAGCCGATCCAGAACGCCGGCGCCGGCTTCACCTGGCTGGACTGGTGCTGTGACGGCAGCACCGTCTCCTCCGCGGGTCTCACCCCGGACAGCTGGATCAACCACCTGTACGCGCAGCAGCTGCTGAACACGGGCCAGCGCGGCTTCGTGCTGTCCCGGCTCGGCGCCTCGTATCAGAAGGACCAGGCCGGCGCGTACGCCACCGGCGCCTGGGCCGACCACACCTCGACGCTGGCGTTCACCGGCGACACCTGGGGCACGTGGAACACGCTGGCCTCGGAGGCGCAGCTCGCTCAGGACGAGGGCAGCATCGGGCAGGCGTACGTCAGCGACGACATCGGCAGCTTCCTGGGCACCCCGTCGCGGGCGAAGAACGATCCGGACGACCTGTACCTGCGGTGGCTCGGCCTCGGCGCGTTCCAACCGATCATGCGGCTGCACTCGGACATCAGTCAGAACTCGCGGCTGCCCTGGGAGTACGACGCGCCCACCGCGGCGACCGGCGACCAGTACCTTCAGCTGCGCGAATCGCTGGTGCCGTATACCTACACGCTGTCGCACGATTCGACCACGAACGGCCTGCCGATGGCCAAGGCGCTGTACCTGGACTACCCGGAGCAGGCTGCGGCGTACACGAATCCCGGCGAGTATCTGTTCGGCGACGACATGCTGGTGGCACCGGTTACCACGCCCGGCCAGGTCGCCAAGACCACAGTGTGGTTCCCGCCCGGCCGGTGGACCGACTACTTCACCGGCGCCACGTTCACGGGGCCGTCCACGCAGACCCTGGAGGTCCCGCTGGACCGGGAGCCGGTGTTCGTGAAGGCCGGCGGGATCGTGCCGTTGCAGCCGTCCGACGGCAAGGCGCAGAGCGCGAACTCCGCGCCGCTGACGCTCAAGGTCTACGCCGGGGCGAACGGCGACTTCTCGCTCTACCAGGACGCGGGTACCGGGCTGGGCTACACCAAGAACCAGTCCACGACCACCCGGATCGACACCGCCACGCACGGCGAGGCGACGACCGTCACCATCGGTGCGGCCGACGGCAGCTACCCCGGCGCTCCCACGTCGCGCAGCTACACCGTCGACCTGACCGGTGTCTCCCAGCCGCGCACGGTGCTGGTGGACGGCAGGCCGCTGGCCTCGTCGCAGTGGTCTTATGACGGCGGCAGCCACACGATCGCCGTCGCGCTGCCGACGTCGTCCGTGCGGCGCAGCGT
This region includes:
- a CDS encoding discoidin domain-containing protein; this translates as MIRCHARKDRTPVSHLRRALAGAAVGAATVATAVSPLTVASASATPPSATYTVAVDSTGSFPYQTDSPAGPYIDKDGTFYFQQSYNQYDAATTPDHYWQFFSGTNMDTATENTAISNAVNPNNSQDSNANTVWRCQNSPTGLTATPSSAYPLGNYCDLIGTWVDPDTGDWYGLVHNEFTGQPFGDGLHFDSIDWAVSHDQGKTWAITGHAITSPYSTTRGDTTAFPNQSYDYGDGDPRLYVDAASGYFYLYYTSRIVPKGGQAGSTDSLAHVARAPISGKMATGSWEKWYNGAWSQPGVGGLESNMVPVTSANTNGYTPVASDYNPADTGTTDQQIAAGTLPPKSDLLTMNITYDAYLGLYIGEPEVNNQDTGAPQRFYATDDLSTQKWYLIGDTGSSYTTGSWYRWFIDNVNKTSSTIVGKTFRSYCSTNCMNLGSEATITLGSTAPAAPPVDTSKTYLIGSGSGRVLAQVAGGSATTSVPAATGSALQSWSFKALGDGSYTITNAGTGQALGVDSGSTADRAWGTKPTATALAAGGASVGQQWFIIRNMTGTYRLVNRYSGLMLAMSSDTSRLAETTPLRNWTNTTGSSVGGTRTEAEQTLNFTPTGSGTDIAQGKPTTASSTENANFPASYATDGDPGTRWSSAYSDPQWLQVDLGQTYNVTHATLNWEAAYAKAYQIQTSPDGTNWTTVYSTTTGAGGTDDLAITGTGRYIRMYGTARGTGYGYSLWGFSVQGTPASGGPTLLSQGHPTTASSIQSSAYPAAAATDGDTTTRWSSAPSDPQWLQVDLGATHTLTGVDLDWEAAYGTAFKIQTSTDGTTWTTVYATTSGTGGTQDLALSGSGRYVRMLGTTRATGYGYSLWEFQVYGT
- a CDS encoding TIM-barrel domain-containing protein — its product is MNPQGRPFRPWRALAALCTTTLALTALTVAAPTSQASSTPNTTAATTDTSPVNLATPVDKAAAIAARRATVVSGDARFEVLTDGVIRMEYSPTGTFLDDPTFDVLYRNFSVPHYDADVRQGWLTLRTDSMVLRYKLSSGPFSTANTQVQLSHKSANGTTAANPAWTGECTFGQVCQSGAAAESGAATIARADHTGYVSAAGFVSGYGAAGDDATWQVLGTPAGAGQVTVRYSNGNGAARTMSLVVDGTTTQLTLPATPSWNDWSTVTVPAALTAGTDSVAVDCGSADSCHVNIDDIAVTASGAAAQPFTPADPLGGYIRSYDSANGTYALGTSCASGQSDDTCTAAIPSTAPGLLDQSGWYLLDDTRSDVWAANGWVAPRSPGGDIEDGYLFGYGTDYKTALADLAKLTGPTPMLPENVFGNWFSRYYPYASADYQNTILPTAKANGVSLDALSVDTDWKAPNQWDGWEFDPSLFADPSAFLSWAKSQDLMTTFNVHASVDTTDPEYSEAQAISGNTLTPGSCFAPGTCDVFDWSKIAQAEAYFALSQPIQNAGAGFTWLDWCCDGSTVSSAGLTPDSWINHLYAQQLLNTGQRGFVLSRLGASYQKDQAGAYATGAWADHTSTLAFTGDTWGTWNTLASEAQLAQDEGSIGQAYVSDDIGSFLGTPSRAKNDPDDLYLRWLGLGAFQPIMRLHSDISQNSRLPWEYDAPTAATGDQYLQLRESLVPYTYTLSHDSTTNGLPMAKALYLDYPEQAAAYTNPGEYLFGDDMLVAPVTTPGQVAKTTVWFPPGRWTDYFTGATFTGPSTQTLEVPLDREPVFVKAGGIVPLQPSDGKAQSANSAPLTLKVYAGANGDFSLYQDAGTGLGYTKNQSTTTRIDTATHGEATTVTIGAADGSYPGAPTSRSYTVDLTGVSQPRTVLVDGRPLASSQWSYDGGSHTIAVALPTSSVRRSVTVTEIGGDTVQAAEPAAVNVALTSADTTFPAGVPTTVTAVTSNQGPGTVSNAKVALSVPSGWTVTPSGSQSLGSLADATTTTWTVTAPTHYQTGTVEAVTATVEYTDDASGRAETASAAVDRAPGPVTVTFRTKAPAGTPADAQVYIVGAVSQLGGWDPGKVPMTNEGGGVWQTTITVTDGTDLQYKFTRGSWNTVEDWGSITGVTNRDAVVNGGSTGTMLVDDTSTAWSDPSVPDSQKAPEFWRDPLVVSTTPADGSSGAAPSALTVAFAQDITPTGSDYSGSVAVTDSGSAVAGTTAKNAAGVLTWTPSAALSAGTYQVTVQDVASANAGDNMPIQEPYTFSFTVN
- a CDS encoding ROK family protein encodes the protein MPKQPGAAARTPVTDRSSIRPGNLGLILRRLRDDGPRSRTALAADTGLPKATISSLVTELADLGLVREGDPQRGEGAVGRPRLAVELDGRGVCGIGVEINADYVAAIALDLRGRTVFERRAAADVPALGAAGTLDVVGRLTAEAITQTRSAGIRPLGMTIAAPGGADPATGSITTAVNLGWRDVPVVAPLRERFGADVPLPPIAIRNDAHVATVAEYVAVAGAGVRDLLYVTGEMGVGGGVYNGGQPYHGARGRACEFGHMPINPEPVACPCGRVGCWETMVGLGAFLDHATDSGDIVRDPLTDRERRLAELHRRAESGDERTLGALREIAAGLGRGVALLVDAFDPELVVLGGYFTQFADYLLEPVQRAIDERILNPSTGRCEVRPSTHRYTSTVRGGAQFALEPVFQDPVGTIGRSPAL